The Alkalihalophilus pseudofirmus nucleotide sequence CCATTATAATGATTCTGTTTGAAAAGAGCGAAAATTTGACTTGATCTTCCAAACTTTCTCATGTTAGGATTTGGTTTGTAAGAGATTTTGTTTTAAAGAACTTAATAGCATTAACTAGGGGTGTCCAACGAGCTGGGCTGAGAGAAAAACGCGTTGAAGTTTTTTAACCCTTCGGACCTGATCTGGCTCATACCAGCGTAGGGAAGTTAGAGACTCCTAAGTATTTACATGTCTATTTGACTACTTCTACATAGTATAAGCCGGGCCCAAATCTATCATTTGGACTCGGCTTTTTATGTACTCCCCTATCCTTTTTATGTACCGATCTCGTCCTCCATATCACAAGCAGAGGAGAGAAAAAGATGTCTGATACGATGCAAAAAAACTTATCAATCATGTCCCAATTTCCAGAAAGTAAAAAAGTGTATGTGAGAGGTTCAAGAGAAGACCTTAAAGTCCCTATGAGAGAGATTTCCTTATCCAACACAACCGGTTCATTCGGTGAGGAACAAAATCCCCCGCTTCGTGTTTACGATACAAGCGGACCTTATACTGACCCACAGCACACGGTGGAGCTAGATAAGGGGCTCCCCCCGCTTCGGAGCAATTGGATTTTTGAACGCGGTGATGTAGAAACCTATTCCGGGCGAAAAGTGTGTGCAATGGATAATGGGTATAAAAGTGAGAATGATCCTAGAGCGTCCTATCAAGAATTTCCTCGCCAAAGCCTGACAGCCGTTAGAGCGAAAGCAGGAAATAATGTCACACAGCTTCATTATGCGAAAAAAGGTATGATTACGCCGGAGATGGAGTTTGTCGCGATCAGAGAGCAGGTCTCACCAGAGTTTGTACGGGAGGAAATTGCTCTTGGTCGTGCCATTATTCCAAACAATATTAATCATCCAGAATCAGAGCCGATGATCATCGGCAGAAATTTCCACGTGAAAATAAATGCAAATATCGGCAACTCTGCCGTTACTTCCTCTATTGAAAAAGAAGTAGAAAAGATGACTTGGGCGACCAGATGGGGTGCCGATACAATCATGGACCTCTCAACAGGCTCTGATATTCATAAAACGAGAGAATGGATTATTCGAAATGCGGCTGTTCCTGTAGGGACTGTTCCTATTTATCAAGCTCTAGAAAAGGTGAATGGGATCGCTGAAAATTTAACATGGGAGATTTACCGGGATACATTAATTGAGCAGGCAGAACAAGGTGTGGATTACTTTACGATTCATGCAGGAGTCCTGCTGCGCTATGTTCCTCTGACAGCTAAACGCATGACCGGCATCGTTTCACGAGGTGGATCCATTATGGCTCAGTGGTGCTTATACCATCATCAAGAGAACTTTCTCTACACTCATTTTGAAGAAATCTGCGACATTATGAAAACCTATGATATCGCCTTTTCACTAGGTGACGGGCTGAGACCTGGATCAATTGCTGATGCCAATGATGACGCACAGTTTGCTGAGCTTGAAACACTAGGTGAACTGACTAAGACAGCCTTTAATCATGATGTGCAAGTGATGGTTGAGGGGCCCGGCCATGTACCGATGCACTTAATTAAAGAAAATATGGATAAACAGCTTGAGACATGCAATGAAGCACCCTTTTATACCCTTGGCCCGCTTACAACAGATATCGCACCAGGCTATGACCACATCACATCGGCCATTGGAGCGGCAATGATTGGCTGGTATGGCACGGCCATGCTTTGTTATGTCACGCCTAAAGAACATCTTGGTCTGCCTAATAAAGAAGATGTCCGCACAGGTGTCATTACGTATAAGATTGCTGCTCATGCAGCCGATTTAGCAAAAGGACATCCTGGTGCTAAAAAAAGAGATGATGCCTTGTCAAAAGCTCGTTTTGAATTCCGCTGGGAAGATCAATTTAATTTATCCCTCGACCCAGAACGAGCACTCGAATATCACGATGAGACTCTCCCTGCAAAAGGAGCGAAGACGGCGCATTTTTGTTCGATGTGCGGTCCTAAATTCTGCAGTATGAGAATTTCTCAGGATATTCGCGATTATGCCAAAGAAAATAACCTTGAAACCAATCAAGCAATTGAGCAAGGAATGCAGGAGAAGGCACAGCAATTTAAGGAGCACGGCAGCACGCTATATAAATAAGGTGGTGTTAGATATGAAGCTTGTCCGGCTTGCAAAGCTTGAACAAGAACGAGCTGCGCTCAACGCTAGAATAAAAGAAATTGAAAAAGAGATTATAACGTTGCAAACAACATGCGAACATACCTTTTCCGGAGACTCCTATTCGCTTAGCTGTACTAAATGCGGAATCACTCGTGTTCTTTATTATTAATTGCTGCCTCCCGGGCTGTCCCACTTAATCGGGGCAGCTTTTTTTGTTTGGAAAACACCACCGGGCAGCGCTCAACTTATTCCTCACGTTTAAAGAAGCTTAATTTGTGATACATAAGAACATACCAACTAGGACAAAATATGGAAGTAGATTACGAACTGAGGAGGTTCAATTTAATGAATGAGCAAACACCCAATCAGCTGCCTGAGAGACCAGAGCCATATTGGAGAATAACAAGCCAGTTAGCAAGCTTTCCTCCCCTTAAAGAAGACATTAAGACTGATGTCTGTATTGTAGGTGGTGGGATTTCTGGAATTACAACGGCCTACCTGCTCGCCAAAGAAGGATTAGATGTGACCTTAATTGAGGCAGATGTATTAGTCAACGGAACGACAGGCCATACAACCGCTAAAATAACAGCCCAGCATGACCTGATTTATGATGAATTAATCCATAATCTCGGCATTGAAAAAGCAAAGTTGTATTACGAGGCAAATGATGCTGCTCTTCAATTTATCCGTAAGTTAGTGAAAGAAGAGAAAATGGCTTGTGATTTTACAGATGAGGATGCCTACCTCTACACCACTAATAACCGAGGTGTCAGCAAGCTGGAACATGAATTTAAAGCTTATCAGGAAATTGGCATTGATTCTGAATGGATTACCTCCATGCCGCTCGATATTCCTATTAAAGCAGGAATCAAAATGCGTAACCAAGCACAATTTCATCCAGTGAAATATTTAGCTCATCTTATTAAAGGATTTACTGAAATGGGCGGTAAAATATATGAGCATACGGTTGCAGATGATGTAAAAGAAGGCGAAGCTCCTATTGTGGTCACACGTGATGGAAAACGGATTTCAGCTCAATATGTAGTAGCTGCTTCCCATTTCCCGTTCTATGACGGCGCTGGTTTTTACTTTTCTAGACTGCATGCAGACCGCTCCTATGTTGTTGCTGTCGAGTGTGATGAGGAATTTCCAGGAGGAATGTACTTAAGCTGTGATGAGCCGAAACGATCTCTACGCTACACGGATATGGATGGCAAAAGGCTCGTCATTGTTGGTGGTGAACAACATAAAACCGGGCAAGGCATGGATACTATGTATCATTACGCGGCACTAGAAGAATACAGCCAAAAGATGTTCACTAATTCCAAGGTCCGCTTCCGCTGGTCTGCCCAAGACCTTGTGACGCTTGATAAGGTCCCTTATATCGGAAAACTTTCACGCATGCATCCAAATATTTTTGTTGCCACAGGCTTTAGAAAATGGGGGATGACAAACGGCACGGTTGCCGCTCATGTGATTTGTGATCTCATTACACATCGTCCAAGTCCATACGAAGAGCTCTTTAAGCCCTCACGCTTTGTCGCTGACCCGAGTATCCGCCACTTCATGTCTGAAAACCTGGATGTCGCAAAGCATCTTATAAAAGGCAAGTTTGATGATGCAGATAAATCAATAGATGAAATCTCGGTTGATGAAGGGGCAGTTGTAAAAGTAGACGGAAAAAGAGCAGGCGCGTATAAGGATAAAGAAGGGTGTCTCCACGTGGTCGACACAACCTGTACGCATATGGGCTGTGAGCTTAATTGGAATAATGGTGACCGAACGTGGGACTGCCCATGTCACGGATCACGTTTCTCTTACAAAGGCGAGGTCATAGAAGGTCCAGCAACAAAGCCGCTTAAGTCATTAAAAGATAAATAAGTATATAGACTCCCTCAAAACATACCTCTCCTTAAAGTGGATATTGATTTCCGCTGCAGGCAATCGCTTTCCGCGGGCGGTCCGGGAGCCTCCTCATCGTTTCACTCTTGTGGGGTCTCCCATGGCCACGCACTTCCCGCAGGAGTCGATTGCCTTTCGCTTCAATCAACGGAGCGAGAAGGCAGTTGAGCTGATCTATACTTAATGGATGGTTTTAAATGATCTTTAGTTAAAGTTAGAAAAGAATAGATCTACAATGTCAGAAAAAAGTAACATGCCAGTAAAATCAACGTCAATTTCAGACCTGCAAATCACAACATACTGCCATTTTATAAATGTAACTAGGAACATCCAATAGATTAAGGTATGATAGGTGGATCACTTACGTTAGAAAGGTTGTGGTCCCATGAATGGTCAAAACCGCTCCTCTATTAAAATCGGCCAGCGCGTTCAGATTGTTTTAAAAAAAGACCAACGCTCTGGCACGTTAACAGAAGGCATCATCTCACGCATTTTAACGAAATCACCTCATCACCCGCACGGCATAAAGGTGATGCTCGCAGATGGCCAAGTAGGACGTGTAAAAGAAATTCTAGAAGAAGCATAAGAAGAGGAGGCCTCCTTTTCTTATGCTTTTCTTTCTACATGAAGCTCAATTATATGCCCATCAGGATCGAGACAAAAAATCTGAGCGAATCCGCTTTTGCTCAGCGGCTTTTCGATGACCTCTATCCCCTTCTTCTTAAGCCAGCATAAAGCCTGGTCATAATCTTCTACTCTAATAGCAAAGTGATGCCCCCTTGAATCTATTATCTTCTTCTCTTCTATTTTGTTACGGTCTTCGATTAAATGCAGCTGGCCTCCTCCAATTTGAAACCAAGCCCCTCTGAAATCAAAGCCAGGACGCTCTGATTCTTCAAGTTTTAAAATTTCTTTATAAAACTGTATCGATTGATTTAAATCCTTCACAACAAGACTTACATGATGAAGATCAACTATTTTAAGCACTTTGACCTAGCCCCTTTGTCGTTTTTTATTAAAAATTCCTACTATTAAACCGATATGTATATAGAGGTATGCATTTATAAGGAGGATGGAGCAAGT carries:
- the thiC gene encoding phosphomethylpyrimidine synthase ThiC, which codes for MSDTMQKNLSIMSQFPESKKVYVRGSREDLKVPMREISLSNTTGSFGEEQNPPLRVYDTSGPYTDPQHTVELDKGLPPLRSNWIFERGDVETYSGRKVCAMDNGYKSENDPRASYQEFPRQSLTAVRAKAGNNVTQLHYAKKGMITPEMEFVAIREQVSPEFVREEIALGRAIIPNNINHPESEPMIIGRNFHVKINANIGNSAVTSSIEKEVEKMTWATRWGADTIMDLSTGSDIHKTREWIIRNAAVPVGTVPIYQALEKVNGIAENLTWEIYRDTLIEQAEQGVDYFTIHAGVLLRYVPLTAKRMTGIVSRGGSIMAQWCLYHHQENFLYTHFEEICDIMKTYDIAFSLGDGLRPGSIADANDDAQFAELETLGELTKTAFNHDVQVMVEGPGHVPMHLIKENMDKQLETCNEAPFYTLGPLTTDIAPGYDHITSAIGAAMIGWYGTAMLCYVTPKEHLGLPNKEDVRTGVITYKIAAHAADLAKGHPGAKKRDDALSKARFEFRWEDQFNLSLDPERALEYHDETLPAKGAKTAHFCSMCGPKFCSMRISQDIRDYAKENNLETNQAIEQGMQEKAQQFKEHGSTLYK
- a CDS encoding FAD-dependent oxidoreductase, which gives rise to MNEQTPNQLPERPEPYWRITSQLASFPPLKEDIKTDVCIVGGGISGITTAYLLAKEGLDVTLIEADVLVNGTTGHTTAKITAQHDLIYDELIHNLGIEKAKLYYEANDAALQFIRKLVKEEKMACDFTDEDAYLYTTNNRGVSKLEHEFKAYQEIGIDSEWITSMPLDIPIKAGIKMRNQAQFHPVKYLAHLIKGFTEMGGKIYEHTVADDVKEGEAPIVVTRDGKRISAQYVVAASHFPFYDGAGFYFSRLHADRSYVVAVECDEEFPGGMYLSCDEPKRSLRYTDMDGKRLVIVGGEQHKTGQGMDTMYHYAALEEYSQKMFTNSKVRFRWSAQDLVTLDKVPYIGKLSRMHPNIFVATGFRKWGMTNGTVAAHVICDLITHRPSPYEELFKPSRFVADPSIRHFMSENLDVAKHLIKGKFDDADKSIDEISVDEGAVVKVDGKRAGAYKDKEGCLHVVDTTCTHMGCELNWNNGDRTWDCPCHGSRFSYKGEVIEGPATKPLKSLKDK
- a CDS encoding YwbE family protein; its protein translation is MNGQNRSSIKIGQRVQIVLKKDQRSGTLTEGIISRILTKSPHHPHGIKVMLADGQVGRVKEILEEA
- a CDS encoding VOC family protein, producing MLKIVDLHHVSLVVKDLNQSIQFYKEILKLEESERPGFDFRGAWFQIGGGQLHLIEDRNKIEEKKIIDSRGHHFAIRVEDYDQALCWLKKKGIEVIEKPLSKSGFAQIFCLDPDGHIIELHVERKA